In Ruminococcaceae bacterium BL-6, a genomic segment contains:
- a CDS encoding Zinc-binding protein, producing MYEDKTLICKDCGAEFEFTAGEQEFYAEKGFTNEPQRCKACRAKRKGSRGDSERAPKEMFDAVCASCGAPCKVPFQPHDDRPVYCSDCFAARKQQQ from the coding sequence ATGTACGAAGACAAAACTTTAATCTGCAAAGACTGTGGCGCTGAATTTGAATTTACCGCCGGAGAACAAGAGTTCTACGCTGAAAAAGGGTTTACGAACGAGCCCCAGCGCTGCAAAGCCTGCCGCGCCAAGCGCAAAGGTTCAAGGGGAGATTCCGAAAGGGCCCCGAAAGAGATGTTCGACGCCGTCTGTGCTTCCTGCGGTGCACCGTGCAAGGTTCCCTTCCAGCCTCACGACGACCGTCCCGTTTATTGCAGCGATTGCTTCGCGGCCAGAAAACAGCAACAGTAA
- a CDS encoding conserved protein of unknown function (Evidence 4 : Unknown function but conserved in other organisms): MFGYIKPLKPELLVREYEQYKGIYCSLCRQLGKSYGVLSRLTLSYDCTFLAMLLLARSSRCPGFEQGKCVVNPLKKCVFLKEEQPELVFAAALSVIMAYYKIRDDLHDPGALEKARAFLLWPVAARARKKAARDFPDVERVVADAMRQQDAAERESPLRVDVCADPTARMLSGILSLAAEKDSPEQRVLSQFGYFLGRWVYLMDAADDLPKDLKRGAANPFACTCGLTPQSTPEQIAQAQEHCNGALNLTLSQMIAAMNLLDFQHFGSIIRNIVCQGLPEMQKELLFEQEREKDNV, from the coding sequence GTGTTTGGTTATATTAAACCACTGAAGCCAGAGCTTCTGGTGCGGGAGTATGAACAGTACAAAGGGATTTACTGTTCCCTCTGCCGGCAGCTGGGGAAAAGCTACGGCGTTCTGTCCAGACTGACGCTCAGTTACGACTGCACCTTTTTGGCCATGCTCCTTTTAGCCCGATCATCCCGGTGCCCCGGTTTTGAGCAGGGAAAATGTGTTGTGAATCCCCTGAAAAAATGCGTGTTCTTAAAGGAGGAGCAGCCGGAGCTGGTGTTCGCCGCGGCTTTGTCGGTCATTATGGCCTATTACAAGATCCGGGATGACCTCCACGACCCCGGGGCGCTGGAAAAGGCCCGGGCGTTCCTTTTGTGGCCCGTTGCCGCCCGAGCCCGTAAAAAAGCGGCGCGGGATTTTCCCGATGTGGAACGGGTGGTTGCCGACGCCATGCGGCAGCAGGACGCGGCGGAACGGGAAAGCCCGCTGCGGGTCGACGTCTGTGCGGACCCGACGGCCCGGATGCTTTCCGGGATTCTTTCGCTCGCCGCGGAAAAGGACAGCCCCGAACAAAGGGTTTTGAGCCAGTTCGGGTATTTTCTCGGCCGCTGGGTCTATCTGATGGACGCGGCGGACGATCTTCCGAAGGATTTGAAAAGGGGTGCGGCCAATCCGTTCGCCTGTACCTGCGGCCTTACGCCGCAGAGTACGCCGGAACAGATCGCACAGGCCCAGGAGCACTGCAACGGAGCTTTGAACCTGACTCTTTCACAGATGATCGCGGCAATGAACCTTCTGGATTTTCAGCATTTCGGCTCGATTATCCGCAACATTGTCTGTCAGGGCCTGCCGGAAATGCAAAAAGAATTATTGTTTGAACAGGAAAGGGAGAAAGACAATGTCTGA
- a CDS encoding Molecular chaperone DnaJ: MSDPYKILGVSPAATDEEVKAAYREMAKKYHPDNYAGSPIADLAGEKMKEVNEAYDEIMAERKRRRSGTVPPAGGGYGAGYGSGAYGYAGANSSFSDVRALIMNGRFEDAEQILNGVPMEGRNAEWYFLKGTVLYKRGWLEEAYNHFARACRMDPANPEYRAAMNQAANQRNGMYGGYNPNYSGNGNCSACDACSSLICADCCCECMGGDLIPCC; this comes from the coding sequence ATGTCTGATCCGTACAAAATACTGGGGGTTTCTCCTGCCGCGACGGATGAAGAAGTAAAAGCCGCTTATCGTGAGATGGCGAAAAAGTATCATCCGGACAACTACGCCGGCAGCCCGATCGCGGATTTGGCCGGGGAAAAGATGAAGGAAGTCAACGAGGCCTACGACGAGATCATGGCCGAACGCAAGCGCAGGCGCAGCGGAACGGTCCCGCCGGCCGGCGGCGGATACGGGGCCGGTTACGGATCGGGCGCTTATGGCTACGCGGGGGCGAATTCCAGCTTCAGCGACGTGCGGGCCTTGATCATGAACGGGCGGTTCGAAGATGCGGAGCAGATTCTGAACGGCGTGCCGATGGAAGGGCGCAACGCCGAATGGTATTTTTTGAAAGGGACCGTGCTTTATAAGCGCGGATGGCTCGAGGAAGCCTACAATCACTTTGCGCGCGCCTGCCGGATGGACCCCGCGAATCCGGAGTACCGCGCTGCGATGAACCAGGCTGCCAATCAGCGCAACGGCATGTACGGCGGGTATAACCCCAATTATTCCGGGAACGGAAACTGTTCTGCCTGCGACGCCTGCAGCAGCCTGATCTGTGCGGACTGCTGCTGTGAATGTATGGGCGGGGATCTGATCCCATGCTGCTGA
- a CDS encoding conserved membrane protein of unknown function (Evidence 4 : Unknown function but conserved in other organisms), with translation MLLKSTRVAFCGLAVGLSVALMFLTGMIPIATYALPALAGLPCIAVVVEMGARWAWPVYAAASILSIFLAGDKEAVALFILFFGYYPILKSYLERLSSHVLSWVLKFAVFNAAMMLGYFAAVYLLGVPKDSFVVFGFFVPWLLLAVGNAVFFLYDYAVSGIVVAYYRRFHRAAAKWLRMK, from the coding sequence ATGCTGCTGAAAAGTACGAGAGTCGCGTTTTGCGGTTTGGCCGTGGGCCTTTCCGTGGCGCTGATGTTTCTGACCGGGATGATCCCGATTGCGACTTACGCTCTTCCGGCGCTTGCGGGCCTGCCCTGCATCGCCGTCGTGGTCGAGATGGGGGCGCGGTGGGCGTGGCCCGTTTATGCGGCCGCTTCGATTCTTTCCATCTTTCTGGCGGGGGATAAAGAGGCGGTGGCCCTTTTTATCCTGTTTTTCGGGTATTATCCGATTTTGAAATCCTATCTGGAACGCCTTTCCAGCCATGTGCTGTCGTGGGTCTTAAAATTTGCCGTCTTCAATGCGGCCATGATGCTGGGCTATTTCGCGGCGGTTTATCTGCTCGGGGTTCCGAAAGACAGCTTTGTGGTTTTCGGCTTTTTTGTCCCGTGGCTGCTTCTGGCCGTCGGCAACGCGGTGTTTTTCCTGTACGACTACGCCGTTTCCGGAATCGTGGTTGCCTATTACCGGCGGTTTCACCGGGCCGCGGCAAAATGGCTTCGCATGAAATAG
- a CDS encoding N-acetylmannosamine kinase produces the protein MNSQLTARIKQKMPEFSKGQRLIAKYIEEHYDKVAYMTASRLGATVGVSESTVVRFATEIGYTGYPELQQAMQEMIRSKLTSVQRMEVTLSHIGDADILASVMNQDIDMIRRTVEETSRKDFYAAVDAIAGSRKIYILGARSSLALATFLSYYFNLIFENVQLVNSTSEAEIFEQMIRVNEKDAVIGISFPRYSRKAVKAMNFASDRKAKVIAITDSALSPLARPADYLLLARSNMASIVDALVAPLSLINALIVTVALKKKDEVTEVFHRLEDIWDEYGVYEKVDEKDSDTNV, from the coding sequence GTGAATAGTCAGCTTACGGCGAGAATCAAACAGAAGATGCCGGAATTTTCAAAGGGACAACGATTGATTGCAAAATATATTGAAGAGCATTACGATAAAGTTGCGTATATGACCGCATCCCGGCTTGGCGCGACCGTGGGGGTCAGCGAATCCACAGTGGTCCGGTTCGCGACGGAAATCGGCTACACGGGGTACCCGGAGCTTCAGCAGGCGATGCAGGAGATGATCCGGAGCAAGCTCACTTCCGTGCAGCGCATGGAGGTGACGCTGAGCCACATCGGAGACGCGGATATCCTCGCTTCCGTCATGAATCAGGATATCGATATGATCCGCCGCACGGTGGAGGAAACGTCGCGCAAGGATTTTTATGCGGCGGTGGACGCCATCGCGGGTTCCAGAAAGATTTATATCCTGGGCGCGCGCAGTTCCCTTGCGCTCGCCACTTTTCTGTCTTATTATTTCAATTTGATTTTTGAGAACGTCCAGCTGGTCAATTCGACCAGCGAGGCGGAAATTTTCGAACAGATGATCCGCGTCAACGAGAAGGACGCCGTGATCGGGATCAGCTTTCCGCGCTATTCGCGCAAAGCGGTGAAAGCCATGAATTTCGCGTCTGATCGAAAGGCGAAGGTCATCGCCATCACGGACAGCGCGCTTTCCCCGCTGGCGCGCCCGGCGGATTACCTGCTGCTCGCGCGCAGCAACATGGCCTCCATCGTGGATGCGCTCGTGGCCCCGCTCAGCCTGATCAACGCGCTGATCGTAACGGTCGCCCTGAAGAAAAAGGATGAGGTGACGGAAGTATTCCACCGTTTGGAAGACATCTGGGACGAATACGGAGTTTACGAAAAGGTGGATGAAAAAGACAGTGACACAAACGTTTGA
- a CDS encoding Aminoacetone oxidase family FAD-binding enzyme, with product MKKTVTQTFDVIVAGGGAAGMMAAGTAAQNGLRTLLLEKNERPGRKLMITGKGRCNVTNNCPAQTVIDSAPTNGRFLYSAVSRFPPSRVMKFFEALGVPLKTERGGRVFPQSDRAADVVDALARFLRKNGVLTVHGTVSGLLLAENAVSGVVLEDGRKFFAPHVIVACGGVSYPGTGSTGDGYRLARQAGHTVTPLRPSLVPLIGGDGDCAQMQGLALKNIAVKVFDRVKGKVIYEDFGEMLFTHFGLSGPVILSASSHMREMSPGRYRVLIDLKPALSPERLDARLQRDFEKYQNRNFINSLHDLLPAKMIPVMVSKSGIPPETKCNSIEREQRLAFAALLKEYPVEIRSFRPIEEAIVTSGGVNVREVDPKTMASKLVRGLSFAGEVLDVDAYTGGFNLQIAFSTGRLAANSIEGETI from the coding sequence ATGAAAAAGACAGTGACACAAACGTTTGATGTCATTGTGGCGGGGGGCGGCGCGGCCGGCATGATGGCGGCGGGCACCGCGGCGCAGAACGGCCTGCGCACGCTTCTGCTGGAAAAAAACGAGCGGCCGGGCCGGAAGCTGATGATCACGGGAAAAGGGCGGTGCAACGTCACGAACAACTGCCCGGCTCAGACGGTGATCGATTCCGCCCCGACGAACGGCCGGTTCCTGTACAGCGCCGTTTCCCGCTTTCCGCCTTCCAGGGTCATGAAATTTTTCGAGGCGCTCGGCGTCCCGCTGAAAACGGAGCGCGGCGGGCGCGTTTTTCCGCAGTCTGACCGGGCTGCGGATGTGGTGGATGCCCTGGCACGCTTTTTGAGGAAAAACGGGGTGCTCACCGTGCACGGTACGGTGAGCGGCCTGCTTCTGGCAGAAAACGCCGTCTCCGGCGTGGTGCTGGAAGACGGGCGGAAATTTTTCGCCCCGCATGTCATCGTGGCCTGCGGCGGGGTCTCGTATCCGGGCACCGGTTCCACCGGCGACGGCTACCGGCTTGCGCGCCAGGCCGGGCATACCGTGACGCCGCTCCGCCCGTCTCTGGTTCCGTTGATCGGCGGGGACGGGGACTGCGCGCAGATGCAGGGCCTTGCGCTGAAAAATATAGCGGTAAAGGTCTTCGACCGCGTGAAAGGCAAAGTAATTTACGAGGATTTCGGTGAGATGCTCTTCACGCATTTCGGCCTGTCAGGCCCCGTGATCCTGAGCGCGAGCAGCCATATGCGGGAGATGTCGCCCGGCCGTTACCGGGTACTGATCGACCTGAAGCCGGCGCTTTCCCCGGAACGGCTGGATGCGCGCCTTCAGCGCGATTTTGAAAAATATCAGAACCGGAATTTCATCAATTCCCTGCACGATCTTCTTCCGGCCAAAATGATCCCCGTCATGGTTTCCAAATCGGGAATCCCGCCGGAAACGAAGTGCAATTCCATCGAACGGGAGCAGCGCCTGGCGTTCGCCGCGCTGCTGAAAGAATACCCGGTGGAGATTCGCTCCTTCCGCCCGATTGAAGAGGCGATCGTCACATCCGGCGGCGTCAACGTGCGGGAGGTGGACCCGAAAACCATGGCGTCCAAGCTGGTGCGCGGCCTTTCGTTTGCGGGAGAGGTGCTCGATGTGGATGCCTACACGGGCGGCTTCAATCTTCAGATCGCCTTTTCCACCGGGCGGCTGGCCGCAAATTCCATTGAGGGGGAGACAATATGA
- the cmk gene encoding cytidylate kinase (Evidence 2a : Function from experimental evidences in other organisms; PubMedId : 8576266, 9179491, 9862121, 11827479, 12682299, 16880539; Product type e : enzyme), whose amino-acid sequence MTAIAIDGPAGAGKSSIARRIAGRLGYIYVDTGALYRAIGLHVLRGSADPAKEESVRPFLDGLQVSLKFVGGEQRVFLNGEDVSQEIRTAPVSRAASQVSAIPAVRAFLLSLQRDIAGENDVVMDGRDIGTVVLPNAPIKIFLTASPEERARRRYEQMRKKGMEADYSQVLQDMKMRDYSDSHREISPLVRADDAILVDTTGNTLEQSVEQLLSLILERL is encoded by the coding sequence ATGACAGCAATTGCAATCGACGGTCCGGCGGGGGCCGGAAAAAGCTCGATCGCCAGACGGATCGCCGGAAGGCTCGGATATATCTATGTGGATACCGGCGCGCTCTACCGCGCGATCGGCCTGCACGTCCTGCGCGGCAGCGCGGACCCGGCTAAGGAGGAATCCGTCCGCCCGTTCCTGGATGGGCTGCAGGTGTCCCTGAAATTTGTCGGCGGGGAGCAGAGGGTCTTCCTGAACGGCGAGGACGTTTCGCAGGAAATCCGCACCGCGCCGGTTTCACGAGCCGCTTCCCAGGTATCCGCCATTCCGGCGGTGCGCGCCTTTCTGCTTTCCCTGCAGCGTGATATCGCGGGGGAAAACGATGTCGTCATGGACGGGCGGGACATCGGAACCGTTGTCCTGCCGAACGCACCGATCAAAATTTTCCTGACTGCTTCGCCGGAGGAGCGCGCCCGCCGGCGCTATGAGCAAATGCGCAAAAAGGGGATGGAGGCGGATTACAGCCAGGTTCTTCAGGATATGAAGATGAGGGATTACAGCGACTCCCACCGGGAAATTTCGCCGCTTGTCCGCGCGGATGACGCCATTCTGGTGGATACCACGGGCAACACTCTGGAACAATCCGTGGAACAGCTCCTCTCCCTGATTCTGGAACGGCTGTGA
- a CDS encoding 1-acyl-sn-glycerol-3-phosphate acyltransferase, which produces MKRSFLYPFSRFVALSFFRIFMPYRVIHPEYVPQNGRVIVCCNHLSMKDPVLIAALSWKRQFFFMAKAELFRNWFIGAFLHGLGAFSVHRGAGDSGAINTAKQLLDEEQAIGIFIEGTRSKDGNFLQPKSGAVMLAHDGNAPILPVCITAEKGIVPRLFHRVIVSCGKPIPPEELGITKASGSEYRKASRYVMARIVELRERDLGGERA; this is translated from the coding sequence ATGAAGCGCAGCTTTTTATATCCGTTCTCCAGATTCGTCGCACTGTCGTTCTTTCGGATCTTCATGCCTTACCGGGTGATCCACCCGGAATATGTGCCGCAAAACGGCAGGGTGATCGTCTGCTGCAACCACCTGAGCATGAAGGACCCCGTTCTGATCGCGGCCCTTTCGTGGAAGCGCCAGTTCTTCTTCATGGCGAAAGCGGAGCTTTTCCGCAATTGGTTCATCGGCGCGTTCCTGCATGGCCTGGGGGCGTTTTCCGTCCACCGGGGCGCGGGGGATTCCGGAGCCATCAACACCGCGAAACAGCTTCTGGATGAGGAGCAGGCGATCGGTATTTTCATCGAGGGGACGCGCTCGAAGGACGGAAATTTCCTTCAGCCGAAATCCGGGGCCGTCATGCTTGCGCACGACGGGAATGCCCCGATTCTTCCGGTGTGCATCACCGCAGAGAAAGGGATCGTTCCCCGGCTCTTTCACAGGGTTATCGTTTCCTGCGGGAAACCGATCCCGCCGGAGGAGCTCGGTATCACAAAGGCTTCCGGCTCCGAGTACCGGAAAGCCAGCCGGTACGTCATGGCCAGGATCGTGGAGCTCCGCGAGCGCGACCTGGGCGGTGAGAGGGCCTGA
- a CDS encoding 1-acyl-sn-glycerol-3-phosphate acyltransferase, with product MLLYSVGRNLLWPVGKLVFRLKFCGRENLPEGGVILCSNHKSVIDPAFLAFGLRRQIRFMGKSELFDDHGAVVRNLLYGLGAFPVRRNAADAESVKRAISVVREGGILGIFPQGGCVSDNLPLRPKAGAALIAQKTGAGILPACIYCDGPVKLFRRTTVRFGRAIPPEELGFTDGSRAELRRAAQIVADRINSLLEEKHED from the coding sequence ATGCTGCTGTATTCGGTGGGCCGGAACCTGCTTTGGCCCGTGGGGAAGCTGGTGTTCCGTTTGAAATTCTGCGGCAGGGAAAACCTTCCCGAAGGCGGCGTGATTCTGTGCAGCAACCATAAATCGGTGATCGACCCCGCGTTTCTCGCCTTCGGCCTTCGGCGGCAGATCCGCTTTATGGGAAAGTCGGAGCTGTTCGACGACCACGGCGCCGTAGTCCGAAATCTCCTTTACGGGCTGGGTGCTTTTCCGGTGCGCCGCAACGCCGCGGATGCCGAGTCGGTGAAACGGGCCATTTCCGTGGTGCGGGAAGGCGGGATCCTCGGAATTTTTCCGCAGGGCGGATGCGTTTCTGACAACCTGCCGCTCCGGCCGAAGGCAGGCGCCGCCCTGATCGCGCAGAAAACGGGGGCTGGAATCCTTCCCGCCTGCATCTACTGCGATGGCCCCGTCAAGCTCTTCCGGCGCACGACCGTGCGGTTCGGCAGGGCGATTCCGCCAGAAGAGCTGGGATTTACGGATGGCTCCCGCGCGGAGCTTCGCCGCGCGGCCCAGATCGTCGCGGACCGGATCAATTCGTTACTGGAGGAAAAACATGAAGATTAA
- a CDS encoding 4-hydroxy-3-methylbut-2-enyl diphosphate reductase / SSU ribosomal protein S1p, which produces MKINVAATAGFCFGVDRAVQMVYRLLDEGKKVYTLGPIIHNPQIVAELARRGVKIVDSPEEVPPGGTVVIRSHGVSRKVQEEIAARGLPCADATCPFVAKIHSIVSQACEKGQTVLIAGDVSHPEIQGIMGYCGPSCYIFKDASELKILLKEHPEFSKAPVCVIAQTTFSGTEWRNCLEILKKVCTNATIFDTICNATVQRQSEALKLSKKSDLMLVIGGRHSSNTAKLRDICGASCTTYLIESAEEIPRDALKKADSVGITAGASTPASIIKEVLDTMSDIIEGADQKGADQTGMESTDTNNFEEMLEESLKSLNTDEKVHGVVVGIAPNEIYVDVGRKQAGFVPISELSADPNAKPEDLVKIGDEMDLLIMRTNDQEGTIMLSKKRLDALKGWEAIAKAEEDQTVLTGIVTEIIKGGVIAVTNGVRVFIPASQATASRNDPLDALLKKEVKFRIIEVNRQRRRAVGSIRSVLKDERKILADKFWETAEVGKEYTGVVKSLTAYGAFVDLGGIDGMIHISELSWTRIKHPSEVVNVGDTVTVRIKGLDREKGKISLAYKRPEDNPWEILRRDYPVGTDVKVQIVGITTFGAFARIIPGIDGLIHISQIADHRIDKPQDVLKMGDTVTARITDIDFEKKRVSLSIRVLLEEAREAAANQPSAEEDSVEKPE; this is translated from the coding sequence ATGAAGATTAACGTAGCCGCCACCGCCGGGTTCTGCTTCGGTGTGGACCGTGCCGTCCAGATGGTTTACCGGCTTCTCGACGAAGGGAAAAAAGTCTATACGCTGGGCCCGATCATTCACAATCCGCAGATCGTGGCGGAGCTGGCCCGGCGCGGCGTGAAAATCGTGGACTCCCCGGAAGAGGTCCCTCCCGGCGGCACAGTGGTGATCCGTTCCCATGGGGTGAGCCGGAAGGTGCAGGAGGAGATCGCCGCACGCGGGCTTCCCTGCGCGGATGCGACCTGCCCGTTCGTCGCGAAAATCCACAGCATCGTTTCGCAGGCCTGCGAAAAGGGCCAGACGGTCCTGATCGCCGGGGATGTTTCTCATCCGGAAATCCAGGGGATCATGGGGTACTGCGGCCCTTCGTGCTATATTTTCAAGGATGCCTCCGAGCTGAAAATCCTGCTGAAGGAGCATCCGGAATTTTCCAAAGCGCCCGTCTGTGTGATCGCGCAGACGACTTTCAGCGGAACCGAGTGGCGAAATTGTTTGGAAATCCTGAAAAAGGTATGTACAAATGCCACTATTTTTGATACAATATGTAATGCAACTGTTCAGCGGCAATCCGAAGCGCTGAAATTGTCGAAAAAATCGGATCTGATGTTGGTAATCGGGGGTAGGCACAGCTCCAACACCGCAAAGCTGAGGGATATCTGCGGGGCCAGTTGCACCACTTACTTGATAGAGAGCGCGGAAGAAATTCCGCGGGACGCTTTGAAAAAGGCGGATTCTGTGGGTATTACTGCGGGCGCCTCGACACCCGCAAGCATAATAAAGGAGGTACTTGATACCATGTCAGACATTATTGAAGGCGCGGACCAGAAAGGCGCGGATCAAACAGGAATGGAGTCAACCGATACGAATAACTTTGAGGAGATGCTTGAAGAATCCCTGAAAAGTTTAAATACAGATGAAAAGGTACATGGTGTAGTCGTCGGTATCGCTCCCAACGAGATCTATGTGGATGTCGGAAGAAAACAGGCTGGTTTTGTCCCGATTTCAGAGCTTTCCGCCGACCCCAACGCAAAGCCCGAGGATCTGGTGAAGATCGGCGATGAGATGGATCTTCTGATCATGCGCACCAACGACCAGGAAGGCACCATCATGCTTTCCAAAAAGCGTCTGGACGCGCTGAAAGGATGGGAAGCCATTGCGAAAGCGGAGGAAGACCAGACTGTTTTGACCGGCATCGTAACGGAAATCATCAAGGGCGGCGTCATCGCCGTGACGAACGGGGTCCGCGTGTTCATCCCCGCCTCTCAGGCGACTGCCTCCCGCAACGACCCGCTGGATGCGCTTCTGAAAAAAGAAGTGAAGTTCCGCATCATCGAAGTCAATCGTCAGCGCCGCCGCGCGGTGGGTTCCATCCGCTCCGTCCTCAAGGATGAGAGAAAAATTTTGGCGGACAAGTTCTGGGAGACCGCCGAGGTCGGCAAGGAATACACCGGCGTCGTCAAGTCCCTCACCGCTTACGGCGCGTTTGTCGACCTGGGCGGCATCGACGGAATGATCCATATTTCCGAACTCTCCTGGACCAGGATCAAGCATCCGTCCGAAGTTGTGAACGTCGGCGACACCGTCACGGTGCGCATCAAGGGGCTGGACCGTGAAAAGGGCAAGATTTCCCTGGCCTACAAACGCCCCGAGGATAACCCGTGGGAGATTCTGCGGCGCGATTACCCGGTCGGCACCGACGTGAAGGTGCAGATCGTCGGGATCACCACGTTCGGCGCGTTTGCCAGAATCATCCCCGGCATTGACGGCCTGATCCACATCTCCCAGATTGCCGACCACAGGATCGACAAGCCGCAGGATGTGCTGAAGATGGGCGACACGGTTACGGCCAGAATCACGGATATCGATTTTGAGAAAAAACGCGTCAGCCTTTCCATCCGGGTTCTGCTGGAAGAAGCGCGCGAAGCCGCCGCAAATCAGCCGTCTGCCGAAGAGGATTCCGTGGAAAAACCGGAATAA
- the yunB gene encoding Sporulation protein YunB produces MKHWHRYRPSRGAYRGERGGSYRKILLFFLGAVVMGVFLDVQLRPIVKSLTENTAKQTAVSAINQSVLQEISSEKISYDDLIQIQRDENGKVLTITTNMAKMNEVKAKVTNAVQNNLNRGHMEVSVPLGTLFGSELLHGRGPGVPLVVTLAGNVTSDFKTNFESAGINQTRHQIYLEVHTGIYSFIPGVDTTTDVTTSVMVAETVIVGEVPQIFLGG; encoded by the coding sequence ATGAAGCACTGGCACAGATACCGGCCGAGCCGCGGCGCATACCGCGGGGAAAGAGGGGGAAGCTATCGGAAGATTCTCCTGTTCTTTCTGGGCGCCGTCGTCATGGGCGTCTTTCTGGATGTGCAGCTGCGCCCCATCGTCAAATCGCTGACTGAAAACACGGCGAAGCAGACCGCTGTTTCCGCGATCAACCAGAGCGTCCTGCAGGAGATCAGTTCGGAGAAGATCTCCTATGACGACCTGATCCAGATTCAGCGCGACGAGAACGGCAAGGTGCTCACCATTACCACCAACATGGCGAAAATGAACGAGGTGAAAGCAAAGGTCACAAATGCCGTTCAGAACAATCTGAACCGCGGGCATATGGAGGTCAGCGTCCCGCTCGGTACGCTGTTCGGCAGCGAGCTGCTTCACGGGCGGGGGCCGGGCGTTCCGCTGGTCGTGACCCTTGCGGGCAATGTGACTTCGGATTTTAAAACCAATTTTGAATCCGCCGGCATCAACCAGACCAGGCACCAGATTTATCTGGAAGTACATACCGGAATCTATTCGTTTATTCCGGGCGTCGACACCACAACGGATGTCACGACGAGCGTCATGGTGGCGGAGACCGTAATTGTAGGCGAAGTGCCGCAGATATTTTTAGGAGGATAA